A single window of Leptospira bandrabouensis DNA harbors:
- a CDS encoding TolC family protein: MVIPILTVRSQSTEKLYLDVKKSEDVAIANSPELRLLGSQQRIKGLIVNENWRNYFPTASVSWFRNSNVVENEADSRSQRVSLNLDQVIYDGGRRKLALQAAMHDLDLSKYDLLLSINDLKFKTRNAYYTILSNKAQLELQERSIERQKEQLKFAQRELKLGDTTEVQVLQISNRLNEIQLQHKRTEIAYNTGLEEFKILLRLPSISEVILKDRIEDGYDFKFKSISEKDLVDLAFRSRVEFDRTKAAELQALSEHEIAKSYYIPTFSVGSYYASAGDRYEPRQREYGFNFKMSMALGPNTVQDTSNYIARNQDTDRALTSSTTVGIYDNLQYKRKIAQSGIAAEQAKITRRQLDDIIRIEVHKALHNYSVSWESMLLADENAESFDKRLKIKQRQVEIGEVRRVDLAETEIFYLEAQKAKINTRVQFLLSVSQLEMAVGASLDSLNLITQKKGKDEE; the protein is encoded by the coding sequence ATGGTAATTCCGATTCTTACAGTTCGTTCTCAATCAACAGAAAAACTGTATCTTGATGTTAAAAAATCTGAAGACGTTGCAATTGCAAATTCGCCAGAGTTACGATTACTAGGAAGTCAACAAAGAATTAAAGGTCTCATAGTAAATGAAAATTGGCGAAATTATTTTCCAACAGCTTCTGTTTCTTGGTTTCGAAACTCTAACGTTGTTGAAAACGAAGCTGACAGTCGATCACAACGTGTTTCGTTAAACCTTGACCAAGTTATATATGATGGCGGACGAAGGAAATTGGCCTTGCAAGCTGCTATGCATGATTTGGATCTTTCTAAGTACGATCTATTGCTATCGATTAATGATTTGAAATTCAAAACTCGAAACGCATATTATACGATTCTCAGTAATAAGGCACAACTAGAGTTACAAGAAAGATCGATTGAGCGACAAAAAGAACAGCTAAAGTTTGCGCAGAGAGAACTAAAATTGGGTGATACAACAGAAGTTCAAGTTCTGCAAATATCAAACCGGTTAAACGAAATTCAACTCCAACACAAACGTACAGAAATTGCTTATAATACAGGATTGGAAGAATTCAAAATTTTGCTTAGGTTACCTAGCATTTCTGAAGTTATTCTAAAAGACAGAATTGAAGATGGATACGATTTTAAGTTTAAATCAATTTCGGAAAAAGACTTAGTTGATTTAGCATTCCGCTCAAGAGTTGAATTTGATAGAACAAAGGCAGCAGAATTGCAGGCTCTGTCTGAACATGAAATTGCAAAATCTTATTACATACCAACATTTTCTGTTGGGAGTTACTATGCTTCTGCTGGTGATAGATACGAACCCAGACAAAGAGAATATGGATTTAACTTCAAAATGAGTATGGCTTTGGGGCCAAATACTGTTCAAGACACTTCAAACTATATTGCAAGAAACCAGGATACGGATCGTGCACTCACCTCTTCTACCACAGTAGGGATCTATGATAACTTACAATATAAACGAAAAATAGCACAGTCGGGTATTGCTGCAGAACAAGCCAAAATTACTAGAAGACAATTGGATGATATTATTCGTATAGAAGTTCATAAAGCGTTACATAATTATAGTGTTTCTTGGGAATCGATGCTTTTAGCCGACGAAAATGCTGAATCCTTTGATAAGCGGTTGAAAATTAAACAACGTCAGGTTGAGATTGGCGAAGTCAGGCGAGTAGATTTAGCAGAAACAGAAATATTTTATCTTGAGGCGCAAAAGGCTAAAATTAATACTAGAGTACAATTTTTATTATCTGTGTCCCAATTAGAAATGGCAGTGGGAGCCAGCTTAGACTCATTAAATTTGATTACGCAAAAAAAAGGGAAAGATGAAGAATAA
- a CDS encoding efflux RND transporter periplasmic adaptor subunit, translating into MKNNLKIVLVFSLIILNFCSDNKNEASKKKKVTNRSVYVLEQSDKELTINLLGTVSHKNKAEVSSKVIGRIEKIFKEQGQKVSKGEALAKVETLNLELQLKKDEASVEIQNKQIDLTRAKYIQARQRIEKEVANIEKAKAEEAEAKANLENLKRTLNNKKDLFEIGGVSETELKGVETAMVSAETAYFKAQKNLLSIQVGYRPEDLKKNGFKVPTNPDALREAYVDYNTIVEKAELDMAIANLKATQANIETTKLLIKESTLLSPLDGKIAVRSLYVGETTKEGTPVFVLVDDSEVFLTFPVSEADIPKFQEGKYIEFSIDALGKEKKFKGKIAIVSPILDAQSRTAEIKVEFKNEGKKLKPGMFARGEFHYTLPDEGFLIPNNGILLSEDKKTGKVYVVNKDKLAFGKEVTVISNEGDKFLISGPLNEGDNIILGNLNGLSDGQPWDQ; encoded by the coding sequence ATGAAGAATAACTTAAAGATTGTTTTAGTGTTTAGTTTAATTATATTAAATTTTTGTTCAGACAATAAAAATGAGGCCTCTAAAAAAAAGAAAGTTACCAATAGGTCTGTTTACGTTCTAGAACAGTCTGACAAGGAACTAACAATAAACTTATTAGGGACAGTATCTCATAAAAATAAAGCCGAAGTAAGTTCCAAAGTTATAGGAAGAATTGAAAAGATATTTAAAGAACAAGGTCAAAAAGTAAGCAAAGGAGAAGCTTTAGCCAAGGTTGAGACTTTGAATCTTGAATTGCAGTTGAAAAAAGATGAAGCCTCGGTTGAAATCCAAAATAAACAAATTGATCTTACTAGAGCAAAGTATATTCAAGCAAGACAGAGAATTGAAAAAGAAGTCGCAAATATAGAAAAGGCTAAAGCTGAGGAAGCAGAGGCAAAAGCAAATCTAGAAAATTTAAAAAGAACTTTAAATAATAAAAAGGATCTCTTTGAAATAGGCGGAGTATCTGAAACAGAACTCAAAGGTGTTGAAACAGCAATGGTATCTGCTGAAACTGCATATTTTAAAGCGCAAAAGAATTTACTTTCGATTCAAGTAGGTTATCGACCAGAAGATCTCAAAAAAAATGGTTTCAAAGTGCCAACAAATCCTGATGCACTTCGTGAAGCATACGTCGATTACAATACTATCGTCGAAAAAGCAGAACTCGATATGGCTATTGCCAATCTAAAGGCTACTCAGGCTAATATTGAAACTACTAAATTATTAATCAAAGAGTCTACACTACTCTCTCCGTTAGATGGTAAAATAGCCGTTCGTAGTTTATATGTTGGTGAAACTACAAAAGAAGGTACTCCCGTATTTGTTTTAGTCGATGATTCAGAAGTCTTTTTAACTTTTCCAGTGAGTGAAGCTGACATACCTAAATTCCAAGAAGGTAAATATATCGAATTTTCAATAGATGCCCTTGGAAAAGAAAAAAAGTTTAAAGGGAAAATTGCAATTGTATCACCAATTCTCGATGCTCAAAGTCGGACAGCTGAAATCAAAGTTGAATTTAAAAATGAAGGCAAAAAATTAAAACCTGGCATGTTCGCAAGAGGTGAATTTCATTATACCCTTCCCGATGAAGGTTTTCTTATTCCAAACAACGGGATTCTTCTTTCAGAAGATAAAAAAACAGGGAAGGTTTATGTCGTAAACAAAGACAAACTAGCCTTTGGTAAAGAGGTAACAGTCATTTCAAATGAAGGAGATAAGTTCTTGATTTCCGGTCCTTTAAATGAAGGAGACAACATCATACTAGGAAATTTAAACGGACTTTCGGATGGTCAACCTTGGGATCAATAA
- a CDS encoding efflux RND transporter permease subunit, whose product MDNLLVTIVKRKITVTMFVVAAVGFGIASFRNLKYELMPKKESNILSIITRYPGNSPSRIEELITKPIEKQIVGVGGVEKILSSSEEGESKITIFFNTQEPLKYKSVELKSKVELIRYNFPREVEEPYVVRFNPEDKPVFTIRLTSKLLSLKELREISEKKLKTILERVPGVGEVIVIGGRYREIRVDVDKGRLLSTGLTPNQVMDEIRNINRDIYLGKLINSPEIESELRLKNRIDSIQDLRNINFVVGKSRKVVRITDVSEIYDGERDLSDLSREKGFENVSIQIKKNSSANILEVCKLLEQEVSNFEHPNISFDIAYNQSKYISAALDSVSMSGLVGALACSIIVFLFLKDLRYTIIISITIPIAVVLSFVILDSLQKSLNIMTLAGLALGVGVLIDSSIVVIERINSNISNGIGDPIFVSIDELWKELLASSVTNIIVFIPLLYASADFKNNFLDLATSITACILIAYFLSLIFVPMLCSVVPNEWNFIRADIAKIRIDYSKFIESIKKRYEFFSSLSIKQISPKIIVLVTIIFFGFVFMVFIRKEYIDFAGSREIVGSVELPTGTNLEATSRSVKLIEELISKNPFVEKVSTKVEKWHADLSIKLKKDLQGNSPEDIKTQLRNTTDDIKGVFVYYIDANAFGSNKELDIDIIGDDLEELKKLSREIAESIKELKETDQVVFRFREGKEELQLNLRQDKVALAGLTNQFISDFARTALQGSIPTKIFDRDREVDIRVRFRADDRKSVDDLTYSLIPVNDSKVSLIDLLEIKRTKADTRINRKNKRRMVTITANFKDTSLSEYAEKAEAKLKAFTFPQNYYYDLGDAVKKLRKNQIEMFGFILFAIGLIYGTLAILFQSLKISFPIMLMVPINISATTFFLFIFGQTYNVSTYIGFILLAGLSINNSIMIIENAIRNEDKIPFPEKMRIAVINRKRAMRMTTLTTIFALIPGIFGSSEGSEFWRPMSLAVIFGMSFSYVSAIEIFPSLANFFINSKLLIPRLTIRKSV is encoded by the coding sequence TTGGACAACCTTCTCGTAACAATAGTTAAAAGAAAAATAACTGTAACGATGTTTGTTGTTGCGGCTGTCGGCTTTGGAATTGCTTCTTTTCGAAATTTGAAGTATGAGTTGATGCCTAAAAAAGAATCTAATATTCTTTCGATTATTACTCGTTATCCAGGTAATTCCCCGAGCAGAATAGAAGAACTAATTACAAAACCCATCGAGAAACAAATTGTCGGCGTTGGCGGTGTCGAAAAAATTCTATCTAGTTCTGAAGAAGGTGAATCTAAAATTACTATTTTTTTCAATACGCAGGAGCCACTAAAGTACAAATCAGTCGAATTAAAATCAAAAGTTGAATTAATACGTTATAATTTTCCGAGAGAAGTAGAAGAACCCTATGTTGTAAGATTTAATCCAGAAGATAAGCCTGTATTTACAATCAGATTAACTTCAAAGCTATTAAGCCTTAAAGAACTTCGGGAAATTTCTGAAAAAAAACTGAAAACGATACTTGAGAGAGTCCCAGGTGTTGGTGAAGTTATAGTAATAGGTGGAAGGTATAGAGAAATAAGAGTAGATGTAGATAAAGGGAGATTGTTATCAACAGGCTTAACACCTAACCAAGTAATGGATGAAATCAGGAATATTAATCGTGATATTTATTTGGGAAAGTTAATTAATTCTCCTGAGATTGAAAGCGAATTGAGGCTGAAAAATAGAATAGATTCTATACAGGATTTACGGAATATAAATTTTGTAGTTGGAAAATCTCGGAAAGTTGTTCGTATAACGGACGTAAGTGAAATTTATGACGGGGAAAGAGATTTGTCCGACTTAAGTAGAGAAAAGGGTTTCGAAAACGTCAGTATACAGATAAAAAAAAATAGTAGTGCAAATATTTTAGAAGTATGCAAACTTCTTGAGCAAGAGGTGTCAAATTTTGAACACCCCAATATTTCTTTCGACATCGCTTATAATCAATCTAAATATATTTCTGCAGCTTTAGACTCGGTGTCCATGTCTGGATTAGTTGGAGCTTTAGCATGCAGTATTATCGTATTTCTATTTTTAAAGGATCTTAGATATACAATTATCATTTCTATCACTATACCCATTGCAGTTGTCCTGTCCTTTGTTATACTTGACTCGCTTCAAAAGTCATTAAATATAATGACGTTAGCAGGGCTTGCATTAGGAGTAGGGGTTCTTATTGATAGTTCAATAGTTGTCATTGAACGTATTAATTCAAATATTTCTAATGGAATTGGTGACCCTATTTTTGTATCAATAGATGAACTTTGGAAGGAATTATTAGCATCTTCCGTTACTAATATTATTGTTTTTATCCCATTATTATATGCATCTGCAGATTTCAAAAATAATTTCTTGGATTTGGCTACTTCAATTACTGCCTGTATCTTAATTGCTTACTTTTTATCTCTAATCTTTGTACCAATGTTGTGTAGTGTAGTTCCTAACGAATGGAATTTTATTAGGGCAGATATTGCAAAGATAAGAATTGATTATTCGAAGTTTATTGAATCCATTAAAAAAAGGTATGAATTCTTTTCTTCTTTGAGTATTAAACAAATTTCTCCGAAGATAATCGTGTTAGTTACAATTATTTTTTTCGGTTTTGTTTTTATGGTCTTTATCCGGAAAGAGTATATCGATTTTGCAGGAAGTAGAGAGATTGTGGGAAGTGTAGAATTGCCTACTGGGACAAATCTTGAAGCAACTAGCAGAAGTGTTAAGTTAATAGAAGAATTAATTTCGAAAAATCCATTTGTAGAAAAGGTTTCTACAAAAGTAGAAAAATGGCATGCAGACTTATCTATTAAACTAAAAAAAGATCTCCAGGGGAATTCTCCTGAAGATATTAAAACACAGTTAAGAAATACTACAGATGATATTAAAGGAGTATTTGTTTATTATATAGATGCAAATGCCTTTGGTTCCAATAAGGAACTGGATATAGACATTATTGGAGACGATCTTGAGGAGTTAAAAAAACTTTCGAGAGAAATTGCCGAATCTATAAAAGAGCTTAAGGAAACAGATCAAGTTGTATTCCGATTCCGAGAGGGCAAAGAGGAACTGCAGCTAAATTTACGTCAAGACAAGGTAGCGTTAGCTGGTTTAACTAATCAATTTATTTCGGATTTTGCGCGGACAGCCTTACAAGGATCAATCCCAACTAAGATTTTTGACCGGGATAGGGAAGTTGACATTCGCGTGCGATTTCGAGCCGATGATAGAAAATCTGTTGATGACCTTACTTATTCTTTGATACCTGTGAATGATTCAAAAGTTTCCTTGATTGATTTATTAGAGATTAAGCGAACAAAAGCAGACACTCGTATTAATCGAAAGAATAAAAGGAGAATGGTTACTATAACGGCGAACTTTAAGGATACCAGCTTATCGGAATACGCAGAAAAGGCTGAGGCAAAGTTGAAAGCTTTTACTTTTCCGCAAAATTATTATTATGACTTAGGGGATGCTGTAAAAAAACTTAGAAAAAATCAAATAGAAATGTTTGGGTTCATTCTATTTGCCATTGGATTGATTTATGGAACACTAGCGATTTTATTTCAGTCCTTAAAAATTAGTTTCCCAATAATGTTAATGGTTCCCATTAATATTTCCGCTACAACTTTCTTCCTATTTATTTTTGGCCAGACTTACAATGTTTCAACTTACATAGGTTTTATTCTTTTGGCTGGTTTATCAATTAATAACTCTATTATGATCATTGAAAATGCGATAAGGAATGAAGACAAGATTCCATTCCCAGAAAAAATGAGAATTGCAGTGATCAACAGAAAAAGAGCAATGCGGATGACCACATTGACGACTATCTTTGCATTGATTCCAGGAATATTCGGCTCAAGTGAAGGCTCAGAATTCTGGCGTCCTATGTCATTAGCTGTAATTTTTGGTATGAGTTTTAGTTATGTATCAGCGATTGAAATTTTTCCTTCGTTAGCCAACTTCTTTATAAATTCTAAGTTATTGATCCCAAGGTTGACCATCCGAAAGTCCGTTTAA